The Macaca mulatta isolate MMU2019108-1 chromosome X, T2T-MMU8v2.0, whole genome shotgun sequence DNA window tgctttggctatgtgggctcttttttggttccatgtaaattttaggattttttcatagttctgtgaagaatgatgatggtatttcgatgggaattgcattgaatttgcagATCGCTTttagcagtatggtcattttcacaatattgattgcACCCACCCATGAGCATAgactgtgttttcatttgtttgtgtcatctgtgacttctttcagcagtgttttatagttttccttgtagaggtctttctcCTCCTTGGCTAGGtgtattcctaagtgttttatttttttgcagctattgtaagaAGGGttaagttcttgatttgattctcagcatggtcactgttggtgtatagcagtgctactgatttgtgtacattgattttgtatcctgaagctttAATGAATTCATCTATCAGAtttaggagctttttggatgagtcttcagggttttctaggtatatgatcatatcatccgtgaacagtgacaatttgacttcctctttaccgatttggatgtcctttatttatttctcttgtctgattactctggctctttcagttatttttaaaagtacaattagGTTATTTTTGACTGCAGTCACCCTATTGtgttatcaaatagtaggtcttattctttctatttagtttgctcttgtttttctggtttcttaagGTAGAAGTGGAAGTTTATGGTAATTCATAtgaaatatttcctctttttttttttttttacttttttttttttttttttgagacggagtctcgctgtgtggcccaggctagagtgcagtggcccgatctcggctcactgcaagctccacctcccgggttcgccattctcccgcctcagcctccgagtagctgggactacaggcgcccgccaccacgcccggctagttttttgtatttttttagtagagatggggtttcaccatgttagccaggatggtctcgatctcctgacctcgtgatccacccgcctcggcctcccaaagtgctgggattacaggcttgagccaccgcgcccggccaatctttcctcttttttaacGTAGGCACTTTCAGCTACAGATTTCCCCTTTAAGAactttttaggccgggcgtggtggctcacacctataatcccagcactttgagaggctgaggcaggcagatcacttgaggtcacaacttcgagaccagcctgaccaacatggtgaaaccccatctctactaaaaatacaaaattagctggacatggtggcacatgcctataatcccagctacttgggaggctgaggcaggagaatcacatgaacccagaaggcggaggttgcagtgagccaagattgtgccattgcactctagcctgggcaataggagcgaaactccatctcaaaaaataaattaataaaaaatttttaaaaagaactactTTAGCTAGATCTCATAAATTTTggtatattgtattttcatttttattcatctcaaagtatttgctaatttctcttctgattttttttccttgaccGCCTGGTTATTTAAGAgtgttttggctgggcgtggttgcttatgcctgtaatcccagcactttgggaggccaaggcaggcagatcacttgaggccaggatattgagaccagcctggccaacatggtgaaaccccatgtctatcaaaaatagaaaaattagtcaggcatggtggcaggtgcctgtaattccagctacttgggaggctgaggcgggaagatcacttgatcccgggaggtggaggttgcagtgagccaagattgaaccactacactccagcctaggcgacagagcaagaccctgtatccaaaaaaaaagggggggtttTGTTTGATTTCTACTTGTGATTTTCCCAGACTcccttctgttattgatttctaatttaattatgCTGtgctcagaaaatatattttgtattattttattccttttaaatcTAGTAAGGCTTATTTTATATCATAACATATGGTTTATTCACAACAGTGTTCCATATGCACTcaagaagaatgcatattctgctgttgttagaTAGATGGTTCTGTAGATTTCAGTTAGATCTAGTTTGATTTATAGTATTGCTCAGGTCCTCTGTCCTTGTTGATATTCTGCTTAGTTGTTtcatccattattgaaagtggagtattggccgggtgcggtgggtcatacctgtaatccctgcattttgggaggccagggcaggtggatcacttgaggtcaggagttcgagaccagcctggccaacatggtgaaaccccgtctctaccaaagacacaaaaaattagccaggcgtggtggcaggcacctgtaatcccggctactcgggagactgagataggagaatcacttgaacccaggaggcggagttgcagtaagccgaggtcgtaccactgcactctagcctgggcaacagagtgaggctccatctcaaaaaaagaaagaaagaaaagaaaagaaagaaaatggagtattgaagtctcctactactgttgttgaattgtatatttttcccttcaattctgtcagttttttcttcctgtatttgGGGGTTTTGTTGTTAGGTGCCAGTGCTGTACTTTTGTCATACATGTAATCTCTAGTGAAAGGCAGCACTGGCATATTGACTCTGTCAAACTGGAGTTTGAGTGGCATTTCGAAGTCTTGTTTTCCAGCATCTTGATCACCATGATGAGCTATAAGGGCAATGACTAAAAACATGGGTTTTGAAGTCCTTCAGACCTAGGCTCAAATCCAGTCTACCACTTGGTCTATGTAACCTTAGGCGAGTcagtttctttagctgtaaaatgtagataatgATAATAACTACCTCATtgggttgttatgaagattaagtaGGATCACATATATTAGGACCTTAGCCTAAGTTAGTGCTTGTTTGTCATCTGTCTGTCTGCTGTCTGAGTGTATTCTCACAGATAAAATAGGGAAGAGCTCCAAAAACAGTGAGAGAAGGTATTCACAGATAAAGCATTTGCAATAGATAATTCTCAGATGCACACACCTACCATCATTAAGAGCGATTGACGAGAGTATTTGCCACATGTATGTGTAATAGGTAGGGCTGGCCCTGTATGAatgcagaaaagaataaaatttgaagaATTGTAAGAATGCTTTCCTTACCCTCCTCCCACATATGCACATCCCAGCATATCTCCCATATACTTTACACATTCAGACCCTAGAATTCTAATATAGAGCATTATTCTTTTAGGATCCCTCCATCAACAGGCGTCTCTGAAATGCAAACTCTTGGGCATTATATGTAGCCTGTTTAACGGGTTCTGACTGAAGCATTAGTAACTTGTCAGATTTATTTCCTTCTGCTAGAAGAGATTCAAGATAACAAGAACAACAGAGCACTGGTGGTTGGAAAAGCTCTGAaaagaggtgggggcaggggcaggaacaGTTCCAAGTGGGACATATGTCTACAGCTGACTTTCAAACAGAGGGTATCCATGTAAGAGTCCAGCTGTGCCCAGATACCAGGCTCTAAACCAAGGTGTTCACTCCCACCCCTACCATACCCCATGCATTTTCCCATTTCAGAGGTGATGGGGCTATTAGCAGCTCAGGTTATTAGACTCAACTCACTCTGCTTTCAGGGTCAGCAGTAACATAGCTCATCAACTTCCCTACCCCTAATCTTTGGCAGCCAGGCAATGCTTTGTCTTGGGACCTGCCACTCGGTCGTGCTGCAGAGACATGGGCCAGAGACGACAAGGGAGCTCAGTCACAATCCTCGGCACCAGGGTTCATCTGTTGATTCTCTTTCTGGGTTTAGATTACATGCACAGCGCCCACCGCCCTGTCACTGGGGGCCACCTGGGgaaaaaggagagtagttatgtGGGCAGCGTGGGCACCAGCCCCAGGAAATCGAGCCGCTGCACGCCCCCACCTGCCGACTCTGAGCTTGTCAGCTTCTGCTACCTCCATATGCGGGAACAAAGAAAGGAGCAGGAAAGTCGGACAGATGTCAACGAGAACCTAATCTTCTTTGAGGAGACCAGGCCCCGAACCAAGTCTGACCCCACATCCAAAAGTTCCGGCCAAGGTTATGAGGTAGTCCCTGATGACTTTGATGCAGCTAGCCTAGACCATGAGCCTTGTGCCAGCAGGGCCCGGTCCTACACCTTGGACAATTCCCTTGGGGCTGACGCCCTGAATTTCTACTGTGACTCTTGCAAAGCCAAGCTCCAGGAGCAGCTGGGCCCTCGCAAAGGTGGGAAGCCTGGCTCGTCTCGTGACAATATAGTAGATTTGATGTCCCTCCCACCACCtgggagtgaggaggaggaggaggaggaagatgagacaACTTCCCTGTTGCCAGCCATTGCTGCCCCACCCCCTGGTTTCCGAGACAACAGCTCTGACGAGGATGACCCCAAGCGCCGGGCTGTCCAGAGCCAGGAACAAGGACGCCACCTGCGTGGGCTTCTGTACGATGAGATTCCAGTGACATTGATTGACAGTGTGCAGACCCGGACAGTTCGAGATCATGCCCAGGAGCTAGATGATGCCCTGGTGTCCACTCTGCAGGCCCTGGAAGCCCTGGCTGCATCCGAGGATGGACCACACCCACCACCCCCACAGACTGCAGGTAATGACCgattccttctccctccttcctcccacttCTCCTGTCCAGGAAGGGCCAGTGAGTAACATTGTGTCTTCCCAAATAGATGTCAGAGTCACTGAGGTATGTCAGGGCAGTGGAAGGACCAAAGGTTGTTTAGATAGTGTCAGAGGAGCAATGATGCTGCAGCAGGGAGCAGCTGCTCAGCTCTAGCTAGAGTTCTGGCTCTCGTCATTGCATCTCTTTGGAAATACCTTACAGATAGATCCCAGGGATTGAGGTCATGACAGCTATGGATGCAGGCCAGAATGGAGGATCAGAGAAAAACTGTGAGAGATGTAGAAGACAGGCGAAGAACAGAACATCCAGCATGCACATGattgaaagaaaagcaaaacgaCCAACTCACTACCTAGTGACCTGGGACCAGGGGAGCCAAAGGCCATCACTGCTCATGGCTGAGGTCTTTATCCTGCCTAAGAACATGGGCTCCGAATCAGATGCACCCAAATCCTGGTTTCTTCAGTCATTGTCAGTGTAACCTTTGGCAAGGCACTTACTCTCTCTGACCCTCATTCTGTAACCTTAAATGGGTTTTATAAAAGTAGTTCTATCACATGGGGTTGTTATAAGGATTGAATGAGATCATTCATGCAAAGCATGTAAGCactgcctagcacacagtaaggCCTCAGTAAGTGGTAGCTATTGTTACTAAGTATTAGTTCATAGGAGAACTGTACAACATGCATGCTGTTCCCTGTTATAGACACACGTATGTCCATCTTGTAGACAAACACACGTCACACATGTACCCATAGTCACACATATGTCCCTCCATACACATACaccttaaaaaaagagaagagagccgggcgtggtggctcacgtctgtaatcccagcacttttggaggccgaggtgggcagatcacttgaggtcaggagttcaagatcagcctggccaacatggtgaaaccccgtctctactaaagatacaaaaattaactgggtaggctggtgcacacctgtagtctcagctactcaggaggctgaggcaggagaatcgcttgaacctgagaggtggaggttgtagtgagctgagattgcaccattgcactccagcctgggcaacagagtaagactcttttaaaaaaagagagagagagagagagagagagagagagagagagaagaggtaaATGACACAGCAACAGAAAAGGAATAGGGAGGAATAGGGACCACGAGAAAGCATGTGAGGCAGGGAAAAGTGTAGAAAGGGAGGGTGAAAGTATTGGGGTCAGAGAAAGCCTGCCTTTTCCGTATGTGAGGATACCCTTGACATTGGGCAGCCCCCATGTATTTGGCCCCCAGGGCTGGCATTTCTCTTTGCTTAGAGTCTGGAGAGAGTGCTAGctgctcccaggctcaagtcccATGTGGCTGCTGGAGAGAGGACAAGCTCAGCTAAATGGCCTCAGCTGCAATGACTGTAGGCAGGCCTGGCCAGATGAGGAGGGATAGAGAGAGACCTCTCTTTGCCAGCCCCTCTTTAGGACAATTAACAAAAATTTCCTAGCTGTTGAATCTAAAAATAGTTGTGATTAGCATGCTGTTTTGCATGTGATTTGCATGGTAATTTGCCATCAAACTGCCCAGATCCTCGCTCCacctcttttgtttctgttttggatTCCAGCCTTTCATCCCCTTCTTATAGCTTGCCCCTCTttgtcccctcccctccactcttCCCACCCTCAGCCCTACATTCTCACCAGGCCTGATTGTTTTTCTCCAGCTGGAAATACTGCCGGCTAACCTTGGCTTCTATGCACCTCctatacagtcagccctctgtatctgaGGGTTCTGCATCCACTGATTCAACCAAccgcagatcaaaaatatttgacaaaaagaaatatgtctatactgaacatgtacagatttttcttgtcattattccctaaacagcacagtataacaactacttacatagcatttacattgtgttaggtattataagtaatctagagaggCTTTAAAATACATGGAAAGATGTACacaggttacatgcaaatactatgccatttcatatcagggacttgagtatCTGCAAGTTTTGGAATCTTCAGGAGTCCTAGAGCCAATCGCCCATGAATACTGAGGGACAACCGTGTAGAGCTGGAAAAGAACTTGATTTCAGTAAGCGTAACAAGCCCTATCCCTGTTCCTCCAGGTCTGATTGTGCTGGCCACAATCACTCCTGAATCATCGCTGGACTCGGGTCATGAAACCAACTCTTCAGAGCTCACAGACATGTCAGAGATGATGTCGGCCATGAAGCAGCACCAGAACACCACCTACTTCCTGGCCCAGCACCTCAACAAGGACAGCCTCCTTGCCCGCAAGGACCTGCCCTTCCGGATCCAGAGCTGTGCAGCCCAGGCCGTTCTTACGGCCCCTTACTCTCTCGGGCGCCCGGATCCCAACCCATCTCTCCAACCCATTGCCACAGGCCAGAGTACTGGCCCCACTGGCGCTCGGAGGAAGCTGCCCCAGTCAGAGGGCCAGGTACAGGGAGAACGAACATACTCCTTGGCAGTGCACCCAGCACTGTCCCCACAGCTTAGTGAACAGAAGAATCTGAGCCTGCTGTCCCCAGTTCCTGAGGACAAAGGGCCTGGCCACACTAGGGCAGGCCTAGAAATGTCACTGAGGGCAGCCACATCATCCCTCAGTGAAGAGCAGGTCTCTGAGCTGAGGGACAACCTGCCCAAGGAGGTCAGGTTGAGCCCCAAGCTTATCCTGGACCCAAAGGGCAGTGTGACCCCGGCCATCATCTCGGCTGCCCTACAGCAAGTGGTTCACAGTAAGAGTCTAGTCACTCCTGGTGGGGCTTTGGGGAACCCCCCCAGCAGGGGTGAGAGAAGGCTGGAGGCCAGCATGGGGAGGCCAGAGGTTAGCATGATGAGTAGCAGTGCAAATAAGAATCTGAAGTTCAAAATTAGCCCTAGTGCTCCAGAAACCTCACGGAATTCTCAGCATCAGCTGGGTGCAGAGGTCTCTTCCAGCCCCAGAGCACCCACAGGCAGCTGGGCTGAGAGCCTGCACCTCTCCCAGCGGGAGGACAGGCTGCCTGTTCAAAATTTCCCTCCCAAAAGCTATCTTCTGCGAACAAGCCGAGAGTCAGTGGGCAAGCAAGCTACAGGGGACATGGCAGGCAAAGGTGGGCCAGAGGGTGGTAAGCCCACCCTGCAGAAGCAGGGCACCATCTCCAGCCAAGGAGAGAAGGCGCAGCTGGAGAGCACACCCAAAAGAAGCAAGCTcgaagagaccagcctggttccCCGAGCTACCTACTCCATGGCTCTGCAGAGCCCCAGCTGCCAGTCAAGAAGCCACAGCCCCAGCTGCCAGCCCCATGGCCACAGCCCCAGCAGTCAGTCTCGAGGCCAGAGCCCCAGTTGCCAACCTCGAGGCCAGAGCCCACTGAGGTCTCAGGCTGCCAGCCGGCAGGTGAGCACCATGCCCTCTAGGAAGCTTGAAACAACTCTCAATGGAGCCCACTCGACCTCTGAAGGCCCTGCAAAACCCAAGTCATCCCGAGGTCCTTTCCGGCTACGCAATTTATTCTCTGCCACCTTCCCAACCCGCCAGAAGAAGGAGACAGATGAGCGGCAGGCCCAACTGCAGAAGGTAAAGCAGTATGAGCTGGAGTTCCTTGAGGAACTTCTAAAGCCACCAAGCCAGGGGGAGCTGCCAGGCACCGAGTACCTGCAACCTCCAGCACCTGGCCGCTGCAGCTGCCAGCTCCGCAGCAGCCCCGTGCAGCAGGGGCCGGGAATGTCCCGCGAGCAGAGGCGCAGCTGCGACTGCAAGCGCATCTGCCGGGGGGGCCGGCCGCAAGCCACCCAGACACCAGTGCCCAGCCTCCGGGGGAGGGAAAGGGACAGGGTCCTCCCTAGCCAGAGGCAGCCAGAGGCTGGCCCAGGCGTGAGCCTCAGCAGCCCCATCAATGTCCGGCGCATTCGTTCTACCAGCCTGGAATCCCGAGAGTGCCGATCGGACCCTGAGAGTGGTGTTTCGTGCCTGACCACGTGTGCCTCAGGGGGCGAGTGTCTGGGAGCTCCCAACTACAGGAAACTGATGCGCCGCTACAGTATCAGTGAACTGGACCAGGGTGACAGGGCCTCGCTGACCTCGGATGTCTACCCACATCCGCCCCTGGGCATGCTGCCCAGGGAGGCCAAGGAGTTAGAGGCAAGCCTGCCCATAGCCTTGGGTCCCAAAAGCAGGTCTCTGGAGTCACCGACGCTGGGAGACCCCTCCTACGTCCAGGTTGCCCCAGAGACCAAAGGCCCCAGACAGATGGCCGTGTTCTCACTGCCCGCGGAGGTGTACCGGAAGCCTGCCGAGCTAGACGAGGACAGTGAGAGCAGCAAGTGCTGCTCCATCCGCTACTGCTTCTACTACCGCAAGTGTGACATGGCAGATGATGCCAGTGATGGCAAGGATGAGCTCTCTTACTCTATCCCCATGAAGATTCTGCCTGGCATGAAGCTGGATGAGCAGGTGGTGCCTGTGGTGAGCAGGACCCTGCAGGTGCTAGATGCTGCtacctgcagcagcagcagccctgaGGCCTCCCGCACTCAGGAGATTGACCTCCGTGTGTCCACCTTCGAGGGGAGCCTGGCCAAGATCAATGCCCTGCGGGCTCATGCCTATGGCCTCCCTGATGGCTTCCTGGCTGCCCGGCTGGACACCAACGAGCTGCTGACAGTCCTGCGGCAGTGTGTGGCCAGCCCCGAGGCCCGTGCCCCCAAGCCCTATGTCTCTCAGATCTCCGAGTATAAGCTCGAGCTAGCTCTCAAGTTCAAGGAGCTCCGGGCCTCCTGCCGCCGTGTGGCCAATGTGGACAAGAGCCCAACTCACATGCTGGCAGCCATCACGGGCAGCTTCCAGGTGCTGAGCAGCCTCATTGAGACCTTCGTGCGGCTGGTGTTCATTGTGCGCTCCGAGGCCCAGCGTCAAGAGCTGCTGGCCAAGGTAGAAGAGGTGGTGAGGAACTACACCTTCCTGCTGCGTGCAGCTGAGGAGTCCACAGCCCGTAACCTtaaccagcagcagcagcagcagcagcaacaacaacaacaacaacaacaacaacaacaacaacagcaacagcaacagcagcagcagcagcagcagcagcagcaggtggCAGCAGCTGCAGGGGCAGCCACAGAGCACCCACCAGGCTCCCCAACTTCGGCGACTGTTATGAGCACATTCACCCACTCCTTAAAAACCCTTATTAAGTAGGGCATCTGCCCACACCTGTCCCCCTTCCCCAACCATGGCCCCAGGTTTGAGCTTTGTGGTCCTTGCATCttgtggtgagtgtgtgtgtatctgctGGGCCAGTCAGGGTCCAAGAGCCCATCAGTCTCCAGGGAGTGGAAACTCTCTCGATTAAGGCTCTCTCTTAAGGGCTGCAGACTTAGCTGCCGCCCTGGGTGTCCTCACCCCTTCCCTGGCCTCTGGGCCTCACTGTGAGGAAAAAGGCCCCTCGTCACTCTGCTCACAGCAGGGCTGTATTTTATCTCTTCTCTCGGGCTGAGAAGTGACATCAGGCTCACTTCCTGCTCAATCCACGTTGGGCGCTGGGGGAGCCAGAGCCTGAAGCAAGCGGACCCTCAGGCCTTGAGCTCCTCGTGGCATTGGCTCCCCTGCTGGGAGCAATGGCAGTAGCAGCAGGCCACATTGCCATGCCGAGGGGAGAGGGCGCTCAGTCCAGATGTGCCCAACCACCTTGGGCTCACACTCACCTGGCAGGTGCCACCCTGAGGGCCTGTGCCTCGGTGAGATGTCTGCAGAAAACAGCCACACTTGGCTGTTTGCAGCCGTCCAACAGGCTGCCAGCCTGGGGAGCCCTCACCTCCAGGTCCAGTAGCTCCACACCAGCCATCCCCAAAGTGCCCTGCCTCTCACTGATGGGCAGGGCAGCTCAGTCCACTAGGGAGCAAGCATCTGGAATCACCCCACTCGTTTTGGGTAAGGTACCTGGTGAAAACGTCTGCCTGGGGAGACCCAGTGCAGGCCTAGGAGCCCGCCCAGCCCAGCACAGGGGCTGTTGCTGCAGGCGTGAGGCTCCGCTCTCAACATCTCTCTACCAGATAGACTGTCCTTAGGAGTTTGACTAAGCTGTGGAtcggggaggggggtggggggaggggggaaaggggtaggggtggggggtgTTGATGACTATATCTTAAACTTTTGGAAGCTAGCGTGATATGTTAATCCTGAGTATATGCTTTTGGCTGTGTATTGACCCTGTGGATTTGTCTCTCTAAGAAAAGAAGCTGAGCGCCTTACCTGGTGCAGTCGTGcacctctttctccctctctggaGCCATCTGGAAGGGAATTCACACTGTTTAACATCCACCTTGACACACACCTCCTATCGCCACCAGCGctgccaccgccgccgccgctgccaccaccaccg harbors:
- the FRMPD3 gene encoding FERM and PDZ domain-containing protein 3; this encodes MQEESANDMECEQLPAEILRQVTVHRDPIYGFGFVAGSERPVVVRSVRPGGPSENKLLAGDQIVAINEEDVSEAPRERLIELIRSAKEFIVLTVLHTHQSPKSAFISAAKKAKLRSNPVKVRFSEQVAVGETDAKMMKKEALLLIPNVLKVFLENGQIKSFTFDGRTTVKDVMVTLQDRLSLRYIEHFALVLEYAGPEQNHKFLLLQDKQPLAYVVQRTHYHGMKCLFRISFFPKDPVELLRRDPAAFEYLYIQSRNDVIRERFGMDPKPEMLLGLAALHIYITVSTTRPSQKISLKNVEKEWGLEPFLPPSLLQGIKEKNLRKSLSQQLKAHQTHPSCGTKGSAIQAKLQYLRILNELPTFTGVLFNTVGLDEKQSATTLLVGPRHGISHVIDLKTNLTTVLSEFSKISKIQLFRENQGVARVETSIMDAKPLVLLMEWPEATNFACLIAGYCRLLLDSRKMVFSRPASQPLPPPMIKADYMHSAHRPVTGGHLGKKESSYVGSVGTSPRKSSRCTPPPADSELVSFCYLHMREQRKEQESRTDVNENLIFFEETRPRTKSDPTSKSSGQGYEVVPDDFDAASLDHEPCASRARSYTLDNSLGADALNFYCDSCKAKLQEQLGPRKGGKPGSSRDNIVDLMSLPPPGSEEEEEEEDETTSLLPAIAAPPPGFRDNSSDEDDPKRRAVQSQEQGRHLRGLLYDEIPVTLIDSVQTRTVRDHAQELDDALVSTLQALEALAASEDGPHPPPPQTAGLIVLATITPESSLDSGHETNSSELTDMSEMMSAMKQHQNTTYFLAQHLNKDSLLARKDLPFRIQSCAAQAVLTAPYSLGRPDPNPSLQPIATGQSTGPTGARRKLPQSEGQVQGERTYSLAVHPALSPQLSEQKNLSLLSPVPEDKGPGHTRAGLEMSLRAATSSLSEEQVSELRDNLPKEVRLSPKLILDPKGSVTPAIISAALQQVVHSKSLVTPGGALGNPPSRGERRLEASMGRPEVSMMSSSANKNLKFKISPSAPETSRNSQHQLGAEVSSSPRAPTGSWAESLHLSQREDRLPVQNFPPKSYLLRTSRESVGKQATGDMAGKGGPEGGKPTLQKQGTISSQGEKAQLESTPKRSKLEETSLVPRATYSMALQSPSCQSRSHSPSCQPHGHSPSSQSRGQSPSCQPRGQSPLRSQAASRQVSTMPSRKLETTLNGAHSTSEGPAKPKSSRGPFRLRNLFSATFPTRQKKETDERQAQLQKVKQYELEFLEELLKPPSQGELPGTEYLQPPAPGRCSCQLRSSPVQQGPGMSREQRRSCDCKRICRGGRPQATQTPVPSLRGRERDRVLPSQRQPEAGPGVSLSSPINVRRIRSTSLESRECRSDPESGVSCLTTCASGGECLGAPNYRKLMRRYSISELDQGDRASLTSDVYPHPPLGMLPREAKELEASLPIALGPKSRSLESPTLGDPSYVQVAPETKGPRQMAVFSLPAEVYRKPAELDEDSESSKCCSIRYCFYYRKCDMADDASDGKDELSYSIPMKILPGMKLDEQVVPVVSRTLQVLDAATCSSSSPEASRTQEIDLRVSTFEGSLAKINALRAHAYGLPDGFLAARLDTNELLTVLRQCVASPEARAPKPYVSQISEYKLELALKFKELRASCRRVANVDKSPTHMLAAITGSFQVLSSLIETFVRLVFIVRSEAQRQELLAKVEEVVRNYTFLLRAAEESTARNLNQQQQQQQQQQQQQQQQQQQQQQQQQQQQQQQQQVAAAAGAATEHPPGSPTSATVMSTFTHSLKTLIK